One window from the genome of Musa acuminata AAA Group cultivar baxijiao chromosome BXJ1-4, Cavendish_Baxijiao_AAA, whole genome shotgun sequence encodes:
- the LOC135645940 gene encoding chaperone protein dnaJ GFA2, mitochondrial-like, which produces MRPHAARLAFWFARRSLRSKLLDESPIIAIEGASGRLAPGVCSSSRGFRSGICDEAKVRHGIFDGAFQRHFVSSRSFHGTRSVSARDYYDVLGVSKNASASDIKKAYYALAKKLHPDTNKDADAERKFQEVQRAYEVLKDEDKRRLYDQVGPDAFEQAAAGGGAGPGGPFGGAGFGNPFEDVFGGGSRFNDFFKSMFGDRDFGGQDVKVPLEISFMEAVQGCTKTVTFQTAVTCEECDGAGFPPGTKPETCRACRGSGMIFMQNGPFRLQTTCSQCGGSGITVKNLCKSCKGQRVVSGVKSVKLDVMPGVDDDETIKVYRSGGADPDGNQPGDLYVTIKVREDPVFRREKADIHVDAVLSITQAILGGTIQVPTLTGDVVLKVRPGTQPAQKVVLRGKGIKTRNSSYGDQYVHFNVNIPVNLTQRQRMLIEEFAKEEQREDEKGATAAGASG; this is translated from the exons ATGAGGCCTCACGCCGCTCGCCTCGCCTTCTGGTTCGCCCGCAGGTCTCTTCGATCGAAGCTCCTCGATGAATCTCCAATCATCGCT ATTGAGGGCGCGTCTGGCCGGTTGGCTCCCGGCGTATGCAGCTCGTCTCGGGGATTTCGGAGTGGAATTTGTGATGAAG CTAAAGTTAGGCATGGCATTTTTGACGGAGCATTTCAGAGGCACTTTGTCTCGAGCAGGTCGTTTCATG GTACACGATCGGTATCTGCAAGGGATTATTATGATGTACTTGGTGTGAGCAAGAATGCAAGTGCCTCGGATATCAAGAAAGCTTACTATGCA CTTGCCAAGAAGCTGCATCCTGACACTAACAAAGATGCTGATGCAGAAAGAAAGTTCCAAGAAGTTCAACGTGCATATGAG GTTTTGAAGGATGAGGATAAGCGAAGACTATATGACCAG GTTGGCCCTGATGCATTTGAACAAGCTGCAGCAGGAGGTGGTGCAGGTCCTGGTGGACCATTTGGAGGTGCTGGATTTGGAAATCCATTTGAAGACGTATTTGGTGGTGGCAGTAGATTCAATGAT TTTTTCAAAAGCATGTTCGGAGATAGAGATTTTGGAGGACAAGATGTTAAG GTTCCTCTTGAAATTTCATTCATGGAAGCAGTCCAAGGGTGCACCAAGACAGTGACGTTTCAAACTGCTGTAACTTGTGAAGAATGTG ATGGTGCTGGTTTCCCTCCTGGAACTAAGCCTGAAACCTGTAGGGCCTGCAGAGGTTCTGGAATG ATTTTCATGCAAAATGGCCCCTTCAGGCTGCAGACAACATGTTCACAGTGTGGGGGATCAGGAATTACCGTTAAG AACCTATGCAAATCATGCAAAGGACAAAGAGTTGTGAGCGGTGTAAAGTCGGTCAAGCTGGATGTGATGCCTG GAGTGGATGACGATGAGACTATAAAAGTTTATAGAAGTGGGGGAGCAGATCCTGATGGCAATCAACCTGGTGATCTTTATGTTACTATAAAG GTCAGGGAGGACCCTGTTTTTAGGAGGGAGAAGGCAGACATTCATGTTGATGCTGTCTTAAGTATCACCCAG GCAATTTTAGGAGGAACAATTCAAGTGCCAACTCTCACAGGAGATGTAGTTCTTAAG GTTAGGCCTGGTACTCAACCTGCTCAGAAGGTTGTCCTGAGGGGGAAAG GAATAAAGACGAGGAACAGTTCCTACGGGGACCAATATGTTCATTTTAACGTGAACATACCAGT GAATTTGACGCAGAGGCAACGAATGTTGATCGAGGAGTTTGCGAAAGAGGAGCAACGAGAAGACGAAAAAGGAGCCACAGCTGCAGGCGCATCGGGATGA